A portion of the Micromonospora vinacea genome contains these proteins:
- a CDS encoding AfsR/SARP family transcriptional regulator — MTIDIRLLGTVELRVDGQLVTMGAAKRRAVLAGLALEANRPVSLDRLSQMVWAGPTPASAVANLRSHVAGLRRAVGDRIVAHPGGYELRLAGGELDVTEFLRLARDARAGRDSADPMAVIGRLAAALAQWHGPAGDGVPRSTSLDNRWATLDEQRLQIFEDLADARLTVGEHAGLLAGLREHLAAHPLRERAWGQLMLALYRCGDTPAALSAYRSARDSLYDQLGIEPGSELATLHRAMLDRSPELSWVPPVVAEPVVVAQHRVPAVDGSWVAPRELPADLVAFVGRTRELADVVAAVTGPTPAVAVVCGPAGGGKSALAVRAAHTVAAAFPDGQVYVDLGYQTDMPAEEVVARVLRSLGVAAADVPQHPEERAGRLRSRLAGRRLLLVVDGVTHAAQVRPLVPAGPGPALVVVAQRQLRSLDGVRRIMTGALGDADGRALLGALAGSERLDADPAATRELLRLCTGLPLALRVAGARLAGRPALSMDRLVAQIGDGRRRLDWLAHGDLSMRDRLATGFAAVRSEDEVAGRLIELLGGAPDGQLLPDSAAARLGVTAERVWRALEELIDTHLVYLDEPAGYRLPALVREYAAELTALPPVPRQLINGWRVTTGDRERPAFQGVLEHL; from the coding sequence ATGACGATCGATATTCGGCTGTTGGGCACTGTGGAGCTACGGGTCGACGGCCAGCTCGTGACGATGGGTGCTGCCAAGCGTCGGGCGGTGCTCGCCGGGCTTGCCCTCGAGGCGAACCGGCCGGTCTCGCTGGACCGGCTCTCACAGATGGTCTGGGCCGGTCCCACCCCCGCGTCGGCGGTGGCGAACCTTCGCTCCCATGTGGCCGGTCTGCGCCGCGCTGTCGGTGACCGGATCGTCGCCCACCCCGGCGGGTATGAGCTGCGGTTGGCCGGGGGTGAGCTGGACGTCACCGAGTTCCTGCGGCTGGCGAGGGACGCCCGGGCGGGACGGGACAGCGCCGACCCGATGGCGGTGATCGGCCGGCTCGCCGCTGCTCTCGCCCAGTGGCACGGGCCCGCCGGTGACGGCGTACCCCGCAGCACCTCGTTGGACAACCGGTGGGCGACGCTGGACGAGCAACGACTGCAGATTTTCGAGGACTTGGCCGACGCGCGGTTGACCGTCGGTGAGCACGCCGGCCTGCTCGCGGGCTTGCGCGAGCACCTCGCGGCCCATCCGTTGCGGGAACGCGCCTGGGGCCAACTGATGCTCGCCCTCTACCGGTGCGGCGACACCCCTGCTGCGCTGTCCGCGTACCGGTCGGCCCGAGACAGCCTCTACGACCAGCTCGGCATCGAGCCCGGTAGCGAACTGGCGACACTGCACCGCGCCATGCTCGACCGATCGCCCGAGCTGAGCTGGGTGCCGCCTGTGGTGGCCGAGCCGGTCGTTGTCGCCCAGCACCGGGTACCGGCCGTCGACGGAAGCTGGGTGGCGCCCCGCGAGCTGCCGGCGGACCTGGTCGCCTTCGTGGGGCGTACCCGGGAACTGGCCGACGTGGTCGCCGCGGTGACCGGCCCGACGCCCGCCGTCGCGGTGGTCTGTGGCCCCGCCGGCGGCGGCAAGTCGGCGCTCGCGGTCCGTGCCGCCCACACCGTCGCGGCCGCCTTCCCCGACGGTCAGGTCTACGTCGACCTGGGGTACCAGACCGACATGCCGGCCGAGGAGGTCGTCGCCCGGGTGCTGCGCAGCCTCGGCGTCGCCGCCGCCGACGTCCCACAGCACCCGGAGGAGCGGGCCGGCCGGCTCCGCTCGCGGCTCGCCGGCCGCCGCCTCCTCCTGGTGGTGGACGGGGTCACCCACGCCGCGCAGGTACGCCCACTGGTCCCCGCCGGCCCAGGGCCCGCGCTCGTCGTGGTCGCCCAGCGCCAACTGCGGAGCCTCGACGGGGTACGCCGGATCATGACCGGCGCGCTCGGTGACGCTGACGGGCGAGCCCTGCTGGGGGCGCTGGCGGGCTCGGAGCGACTTGACGCCGATCCCGCCGCGACCCGGGAACTGCTCCGGCTCTGCACCGGACTGCCGCTGGCCCTGCGGGTCGCCGGCGCACGATTGGCCGGCCGGCCGGCGCTGTCCATGGATCGGCTGGTCGCCCAGATCGGCGACGGGCGTCGCCGGCTGGACTGGTTGGCGCACGGTGACCTCTCCATGCGGGATCGGCTCGCCACCGGCTTCGCGGCGGTTCGCTCGGAGGACGAGGTGGCCGGTCGGCTCATCGAACTACTCGGCGGCGCACCGGACGGTCAGCTGCTGCCCGACAGCGCCGCCGCGCGACTCGGCGTCACGGCCGAGCGCGTGTGGCGGGCGCTCGAGGAGTTGATCGACACGCACCTGGTGTACCTCGACGAGCCGGCTGGCTACCGGTTGCCGGCGTTGGTTCGTGAGTACGCCGCCGAACTGACCGCGCTGCCACCCGTGCCCCGGCAGCTGATCAATGGCTGGCGGGTCACCACTGGTGACCGTGAACGTCCAGCCTTCCAGGGCGTTCTCGAGCACCTCTGA
- a CDS encoding NAD-dependent epimerase/dehydratase family protein → MSTDLQLCCTDDALVLVTGATGHLGGHSVARLLDEGYRVRVTVRKPGQGDEVLDRVRQAGTNPDGRVEFRTAALSADEGWAEAVTGARYVLHHASPFPFTPPEDDDEVIRPARDGALRVLRAARAAGVRRVVLTSSYAAVGYTVKPDGRYSEADWTNVDDDIPAYHRSKTLAERAAWDDVRDNGGVELSVVNPTGIFGPLLGSRVSASTGLVQAFLQGSMPVVPRMYFGVVDVRDVVDLHLRAMLHPDAAGERFIGVGGPSISFFDLAKMLARHLPSLADRVPARELSDDEVREAAKTEPALRDAAALRGQIPVISNDKARTVLGWRPRPVQTTITDTADSLIKLGVVAT, encoded by the coding sequence ATGTCAACCGATCTTCAACTTTGCTGCACCGACGATGCCCTGGTGCTGGTGACCGGCGCGACCGGTCACCTCGGCGGGCACTCCGTCGCCCGACTGCTCGACGAGGGCTACCGGGTGCGGGTAACCGTCCGCAAGCCGGGGCAGGGCGACGAGGTGCTCGACCGGGTCCGGCAGGCGGGCACGAACCCGGACGGCCGGGTCGAGTTCCGCACCGCGGCCCTCTCCGCCGACGAGGGCTGGGCCGAGGCGGTCACCGGGGCGCGGTACGTGCTGCACCACGCGTCACCGTTCCCGTTCACCCCGCCGGAGGACGACGACGAGGTGATCCGGCCGGCCCGCGACGGAGCCCTGCGCGTCCTGCGGGCCGCCCGTGCGGCCGGGGTACGGCGGGTGGTGCTGACCTCGTCGTACGCGGCTGTGGGCTACACCGTTAAGCCCGACGGCCGGTACAGCGAGGCGGACTGGACGAACGTGGACGACGACATCCCGGCGTACCACCGGTCGAAGACGCTCGCCGAACGTGCCGCCTGGGACGACGTCCGGGACAACGGCGGCGTCGAGCTGAGCGTCGTCAACCCGACCGGCATCTTCGGACCGCTGCTCGGCTCGCGGGTGTCCGCCTCGACCGGCCTGGTGCAGGCGTTCCTGCAAGGGTCGATGCCGGTCGTACCCCGGATGTACTTCGGGGTGGTCGACGTCCGGGACGTGGTCGACCTGCACCTGCGCGCGATGCTGCACCCGGACGCGGCCGGCGAACGGTTCATCGGTGTCGGCGGCCCGTCGATCAGCTTCTTCGACCTGGCGAAGATGCTCGCGCGGCACCTGCCGAGCCTGGCCGACCGGGTGCCGGCCCGGGAGTTGAGCGACGACGAGGTCCGGGAGGCCGCGAAGACCGAGCCGGCGCTGCGTGATGCCGCCGCCCTGCGAGGCCAGATCCCGGTGATCAGCAACGACAAGGCCCGCACCGTCCTCGGCTGGCGGCCCCGCCCGGTGCAGACGACCATCACCGACACCGCCGACAGCCTCATCAAGCTCGGCGTGGTCGCCACCTGA
- a CDS encoding FAD-dependent oxidoreductase gives MKRAVIVGAGIAGLATALRLHQDGWQVLMAERAPARRSSGYMVNLIGPGYDAAERLGLLPALSAADLGLFTTVLVHADGRPKFAVPSAIAEAALGKRALSVFRGDLESSLFEAVQDRVDIRFATTVTSVDQDTDRVRVELSDGTTEQADLLVGADGVHSATRTAVFGPDFRVDLPYLVAAFPLTHPVPGVPESSATTYIGPGRTAAIVNLGPERSSAFFTYRSPEPAADLRRGPVDALRAAFGDLSGGVPDAIDHLEKNPASAYFDGVSQVVMPRWSAGRIVLLGDAAWCVTLFAGHGAALALAGADHLGTAVRRHTDDLPAALAEWETGLRPEVGKRQALARRGMAQYAPPSRFHVWMSDLTIRAITVPGISGLVRRGIERANR, from the coding sequence ATGAAACGTGCGGTGATCGTGGGCGCGGGGATAGCCGGGCTGGCCACAGCCCTCCGACTCCACCAGGACGGGTGGCAGGTCCTCATGGCCGAACGGGCCCCGGCCCGGCGCAGCAGCGGCTACATGGTGAACCTGATCGGGCCGGGCTACGACGCCGCCGAACGCCTCGGCCTGCTCCCCGCGCTGTCCGCCGCCGACCTTGGGCTGTTCACCACAGTGCTGGTCCACGCCGACGGACGCCCCAAGTTCGCAGTGCCGTCGGCCATCGCCGAGGCCGCACTCGGCAAGCGGGCCCTCTCGGTGTTCCGCGGCGACCTGGAATCCAGCCTGTTCGAAGCCGTGCAGGACCGGGTCGACATCCGCTTCGCCACCACCGTCACGTCCGTCGACCAGGACACCGATCGGGTACGCGTGGAGTTGAGCGACGGCACCACCGAGCAGGCCGACCTTCTGGTCGGTGCCGACGGGGTGCACTCGGCCACCCGTACCGCCGTGTTCGGCCCCGACTTCCGGGTGGACCTCCCGTACCTCGTGGCCGCCTTCCCCCTGACCCACCCGGTGCCCGGCGTGCCCGAGTCCTCCGCCACCACGTACATCGGCCCGGGCCGCACCGCGGCGATCGTCAACCTCGGCCCCGAGCGGTCATCGGCATTCTTCACCTATCGCAGCCCGGAGCCCGCCGCCGACCTGAGGCGCGGGCCGGTCGACGCGCTGCGGGCCGCGTTCGGAGATCTGTCAGGCGGCGTGCCCGACGCGATCGACCACCTGGAGAAGAACCCGGCCAGCGCCTACTTCGACGGCGTCAGCCAGGTGGTCATGCCGCGCTGGAGCGCCGGCCGCATCGTGCTGCTCGGAGACGCGGCGTGGTGCGTGACGCTCTTCGCCGGACACGGCGCGGCCCTCGCACTGGCCGGCGCCGACCACCTCGGCACCGCCGTGCGACGGCACACCGACGACCTCCCGGCAGCACTCGCCGAGTGGGAGACCGGACTCCGCCCGGAGGTCGGCAAACGACAGGCCCTCGCCCGCCGGGGAATGGCCCAGTACGCGCCACCCAGCCGATTCCACGTCTGGATGAGTGATCTGACCATCCGGGCGATCACAGTGCCCGGCATCAGCGGTCTCGTCCGGCGAGGTATCGAACGGGCAAACCGCTGA
- a CDS encoding MerR family transcriptional regulator: MATTKDGRERAEWPLTIQEMAQRSGFSEPTLRYYEKVGLLGAVPRDDSSGHRRYDTPLAERVGALACLRSSGMSVADMRRYLALLDEGDRAAAAEQRDLFARHADRLAAEIERLRVRQAYLRAKADMWDARHRGDAAAETHAVEQVERALQDF; encoded by the coding sequence ATGGCAACGACGAAGGACGGTCGGGAGCGGGCGGAATGGCCCCTGACCATCCAGGAGATGGCGCAGCGGTCGGGCTTCAGCGAGCCGACGCTGCGCTACTACGAGAAGGTCGGCCTGCTCGGTGCGGTACCCCGCGACGACAGCAGCGGCCACCGCCGCTACGACACTCCGCTCGCCGAGCGGGTCGGCGCCCTGGCCTGCCTGCGGTCGTCCGGGATGAGCGTCGCGGACATGCGCCGGTACCTGGCGCTGCTCGACGAGGGCGACCGGGCGGCCGCCGCCGAACAGCGCGACCTCTTCGCGCGGCACGCCGACCGGCTGGCCGCCGAGATCGAGCGCCTACGGGTACGCCAGGCGTACCTGCGCGCCAAGGCGGACATGTGGGACGCCCGGCACCGAGGCGACGCCGCTGCCGAGACCCACGCGGTCGAGCAGGTGGAGCGCGCTCTTCAGGACTTTTGA
- a CDS encoding TetR/AcrR family transcriptional regulator, which yields MPRGVAIPALRQQLFAAVERLIVEEGPSRLTGRAVTREAGVATGLLYAHFANFDDFLTGFAVDRVFHISGEVAGLPERAGSGTVADNLRQAVLVTPLGTLTALTRLTAFRPELTANVEAVLGSGMSGLRGIERAVAGYLAAEQNRGRVPAGVDTEALALAVVSVLHHVALIGHTDSTAEHRIQRVIDALTAGFPAAAPS from the coding sequence ATGCCGCGCGGAGTTGCCATCCCAGCGCTCAGACAGCAGCTCTTCGCTGCCGTCGAGCGGTTGATCGTGGAAGAGGGTCCGAGCCGGCTCACCGGCCGGGCCGTGACGCGCGAGGCCGGGGTCGCGACCGGCCTGCTCTACGCGCACTTCGCGAACTTCGACGACTTCCTGACCGGGTTCGCGGTCGACCGGGTCTTCCACATCTCCGGCGAGGTGGCCGGCCTGCCGGAGCGCGCCGGCTCCGGCACTGTCGCCGACAATCTGCGCCAGGCCGTCCTGGTGACACCGCTGGGCACACTGACGGCGTTGACCCGGCTGACCGCATTCCGGCCGGAGTTGACGGCGAACGTCGAAGCGGTCCTGGGCAGCGGGATGTCAGGGCTACGGGGGATCGAACGCGCGGTCGCCGGCTACCTGGCCGCCGAGCAGAACCGTGGGCGCGTGCCAGCCGGCGTCGACACCGAGGCACTGGCCCTGGCGGTGGTCAGCGTCCTGCATCACGTCGCGCTGATTGGCCACACCGACTCGACAGCGGAGCACCGGATCCAGCGCGTGATCGACGCGCTCACCGCCGGTTTCCCCGCGGCGGCACCCTCCTGA
- a CDS encoding DoxX family protein: MNLALWIAAGLLATIALAGGITKTFVPKQKLAAANGGGWTGDASVRFVKTLGVLEILAAVGLILPGVLDIAPVLVPVTAICWILLMVGAMITHLRYREARFIVLNLVYLAMAAFVAWGRLGPEPFTG, encoded by the coding sequence ATGAACCTGGCACTGTGGATCGCGGCCGGTCTGTTGGCCACAATCGCCCTGGCCGGCGGCATCACCAAGACATTCGTACCCAAGCAGAAGTTGGCCGCGGCCAACGGCGGCGGGTGGACCGGCGACGCCAGCGTGCGCTTCGTCAAGACCCTCGGGGTCCTCGAAATCCTGGCCGCGGTCGGCCTGATCCTGCCCGGCGTGCTCGACATCGCACCGGTGCTGGTGCCGGTCACCGCCATCTGCTGGATCCTGCTGATGGTCGGCGCGATGATCACCCACCTGCGCTACCGCGAGGCGAGGTTCATCGTGCTGAATCTGGTCTACCTCGCGATGGCCGCGTTCGTCGCCTGGGGCCGCCTCGGACCCGAGCCCTTCACCGGCTGA
- a CDS encoding RNA polymerase sigma-70 factor gives MDAGGGIMGADGRADRAVDAFVTHRNLLFTVAYEMLGSAADAEDVLQETWLRWADADLATVRDQRAYLVRITARQALNRLRAVGRRRESYVGSWLPEPLLTAPDVADDVELAESVSMAMLLVLETLAPTERAVFVLREVFDLGYDEIAEAVDKSPAAVRQIAHRARAHVTARRPRGMVSPAETRRALTAFRLAVETGDVQGLLDVLAPDVVLLGDGGGIKQAVLRPVAGADKVARLLCSTHARIATMSLHPAQVNGHPALVLRLDGAVDTVLALRVDDGLISGVYAVRNPEKLSHMRRETTLRR, from the coding sequence ATGGATGCTGGGGGCGGAATCATGGGTGCGGACGGCCGGGCGGACCGGGCCGTCGACGCGTTCGTCACCCACCGGAACCTGCTCTTCACCGTCGCGTACGAGATGCTCGGCTCGGCCGCCGACGCGGAGGACGTACTCCAGGAGACCTGGCTGCGGTGGGCGGACGCGGATCTCGCGACGGTGCGGGACCAGCGCGCCTACCTGGTCCGCATCACCGCTCGTCAGGCGCTCAACCGGTTGCGGGCGGTCGGCCGGCGCAGGGAGTCCTACGTCGGTTCCTGGTTGCCGGAGCCGTTGTTGACCGCTCCCGACGTCGCCGACGACGTCGAACTGGCCGAGAGCGTCTCGATGGCGATGCTGCTGGTGCTGGAGACGCTGGCGCCGACCGAGCGCGCGGTGTTCGTCCTCCGTGAGGTCTTCGACCTGGGATACGACGAGATCGCCGAGGCGGTCGACAAGAGTCCGGCCGCGGTCCGTCAGATCGCCCACCGTGCGCGGGCGCATGTCACCGCGCGGCGGCCGCGCGGGATGGTCTCGCCGGCCGAGACCCGACGTGCGCTCACGGCGTTCCGGCTGGCGGTCGAGACCGGCGACGTGCAGGGCCTGCTCGACGTCCTCGCGCCGGACGTCGTGCTCCTCGGCGATGGCGGCGGGATCAAGCAGGCAGTGCTGCGGCCTGTCGCCGGGGCCGACAAGGTGGCCCGCCTGCTCTGCAGCACACACGCGAGGATCGCAACCATGTCGCTGCATCCCGCCCAGGTCAACGGTCATCCGGCGCTGGTCCTGCGGCTCGACGGCGCCGTCGACACGGTCCTCGCGCTGCGTGTCGACGACGGTCTCATCAGCGGGGTCTACGCCGTGCGTAATCCGGAGAAGTTGTCGCACATGCGGCGTGAGACCACCCTGCGCCGCTGA
- a CDS encoding low temperature requirement protein A, which yields MRNTPDGLLRSEATRQRATFLELFLDLVFVFALTRISARLIADFTDGQRGVYAGLGQALLLFLALWAVWSVTVWSTSWLDPDAPIVQTVIIMTLVGAMTMAVAVPHGFGARASLFAITLVTLQIGRVVFFHVAGHGRPDPQQSIRILFWFGLSAPLWVVGGLVNDGTVRGTLWTLAVLIDYTGLFLGWPTPRLGAQRLGVQMIAAEHLAERYQQFLLIALGEAIFVIGLAFSGSEFHTDQTYGFVLALASTVLLWRIYFHVAGGMLGTAVDRSRNPARLATDMAFAHMIMIAAIVLTGVGFELFITEPLGHLPAAWLIAIFGGPALFLAGRSTLEYQVFGRVSRSRIAGLLALGLLTPAALHLQPLTAGAVAAVVLLGVAAADARRSRHRSPETPTPPY from the coding sequence ATGAGGAACACCCCCGACGGACTGTTGCGCAGCGAAGCCACCCGTCAACGGGCCACCTTTCTGGAACTCTTCCTCGACCTGGTCTTCGTGTTCGCCCTCACCCGGATCTCCGCGCGGCTGATCGCCGACTTCACCGACGGCCAACGCGGCGTGTACGCGGGCCTCGGTCAGGCGCTGCTGCTGTTCCTGGCGCTGTGGGCGGTCTGGTCGGTGACGGTCTGGTCGACCAGTTGGCTGGACCCGGACGCCCCGATCGTCCAGACCGTCATCATCATGACGTTGGTCGGTGCCATGACGATGGCGGTCGCCGTGCCGCACGGCTTCGGCGCACGGGCCTCGCTCTTCGCCATCACCCTGGTGACCCTCCAGATCGGCCGAGTGGTGTTCTTCCACGTCGCCGGGCACGGCCGGCCGGACCCTCAACAGTCCATCCGGATCCTGTTCTGGTTCGGCTTGAGCGCACCGCTCTGGGTCGTCGGCGGGCTGGTCAACGACGGCACGGTTCGCGGGACACTCTGGACCCTCGCCGTGCTGATCGACTACACCGGGCTGTTCCTCGGCTGGCCGACCCCCCGACTCGGCGCGCAGCGACTCGGCGTCCAGATGATCGCAGCCGAGCACCTGGCCGAGCGGTACCAACAGTTCCTCCTCATCGCTCTCGGCGAGGCGATCTTCGTCATCGGCCTCGCCTTCAGCGGCAGCGAGTTCCACACAGACCAGACCTATGGGTTTGTCCTGGCGCTGGCGAGCACCGTCCTGCTCTGGCGGATCTACTTCCACGTGGCGGGCGGGATGCTGGGCACGGCCGTCGACCGCTCCCGCAACCCGGCCCGGCTCGCGACCGACATGGCGTTCGCCCACATGATCATGATCGCGGCGATCGTGCTGACCGGCGTCGGCTTCGAACTGTTCATCACCGAGCCGCTCGGGCACCTCCCTGCGGCCTGGCTCATCGCCATCTTCGGCGGCCCCGCACTCTTCCTCGCCGGGCGATCCACCCTCGAATACCAGGTCTTCGGCCGGGTCTCCCGAAGCCGGATAGCTGGTCTGCTGGCGCTCGGCCTGCTGACGCCGGCAGCACTGCACCTCCAGCCGCTCACCGCCGGCGCGGTCGCCGCCGTGGTGCTGCTCGGCGTCGCCGCAGCGGACGCCCGACGATCCCGCCACCGGTCGCCGGAGACGCCCACGCCCCCGTACTAG